TCAGGATGACAACCGCTCCGCTCAGGATGACAACCGCTCCGCTCAGGATGACAACCGCTCCGCTCAGGATGACAACCGCTCCGCTCAGGATGACAACCGCTCCGCTCAGGATGACAACCGCTCCGCTCAGGATGACGAGCCCGCGCGTTTAGCGTTTCGTTCCGTATTCCCAATTCCCAATTCCCAATTCGCAATTTCATTTCGGCGGCACCGCTCCGACGTTGAATTTCGATTCGGGCACATCGGCGCCGAATCGCGGGTTTTCGAAATTGAGCACGGTTCGCGTGCCGCGATCCGGGAGCAGGATTTCCCATTTCGTGGCGAATGGCGGGTGTTCGCCGGCGACGACGTTGCCGTAGCGGATCTCTTTTTCGACGCGCGATTTTTTGTCGAGCGATTGCACGCGGACAAGCACGGGCGCGTCGTTTTGAACCCAGTAGCGCATCGCGCCCTTGCGGCCGGAGCCGGGGTCGGGCGTCGCCTCGATGAGGATCGTCGACCTGCCGTCGATTGTCGGCCGGCCGATGACGCGCACCACGGGGAATTCGGTGTAGCGGCGGTCCAGATCCTGGATCGCGATGTGCGTGTCGAGGATTTCGCGCGAGGCCTGCCGGCCGACGATCGTCTTTGGCGAGCCGCGTCCCGGGACGAGAAGGTAGCGGCGCACCGCGCCCGCGACCGGCGTGCTCGTGATGCCGATGCCGCTTTGCGGCGGACGGACGACGCGCACCGTCGATCCGATGCTGATCATGGGCTCGTCGGGCGTGCCGACGCCCACCGCGGGTCCGTCGCCGGTCGGCACGAGCGAGATATACGCGCGGCCGGCGGCGTCTTCCGGCTCGGAAACGGTGACGCGCAAGCGGTCGGCGCCCGGATCGGCGCGGCGCTCGTACACGAGACGCGCGGTGCGCGTCCTCGCGTCCTTTCGGTAGTGCGTCACCGCGACGGGCGCCACGAGCGTCGTGCCCGGCGGCAGGTTGAGGGCGGCGGAAAGAAGCGCATTGGCGTCCGGCGGCGTGTCCGCGGAGAGTGAGGGCATCGATGCGAGGAGGATGGCGAAGAAGAACGCGAAGGCGCCAAGCCATCGCGAAGGACGCAAAGTCCATTCGGTTTTTCCTTTGCGTTCTTTGCGTTCCCTTCGCGCCTTCGCGGTAAAATTCTCAGCCCGCATGGCTCGCGTACTCTCCCTTGCCGACGCGTTCGAGGACATCGACGAGCAGGCGCCAGAATTTTTCGACGCTTGCGATGTTCACGGCCTCATCCGGCGAGTGCGGATGGACGATGTCCGGCCCGAACGAGACCATGTCCATCTCCGGGAAATTCTTGCCGATGATGCCGCACTCGAGGCCGGCGTGAATGGCGGTGATCCTGGGGGCGTTGCCGAACAGGGCTTCGTGCGCGTTTTCGACAAGGCGCACGATCGGCGCATCGGCGCGCGGCTGCCAGCCGGGGTAGGCGTCCTGCACGTCGTTTTTCGCACCGGCCAGTTCGCCGACGGCGCAAATGCGCGCGATCGCCTCGGCGAGCGCGGCGTCGTTTGAGGATCGCGGGCTGTTGTGCGCGACGATCTCTCCGCCGGCAAGGCGCGCGGCGGCGAGGCTGTTGGATGTCTCCACGAGCCCGGGCAATTCGCGGCTCATGGCGAGCACGCCGTTGGGAAATGCGATGAGCGCGTTGACGGCGGCGGCCTGCGCGTCGGGCGCGAGCACGCCGTTGGGGCGTTCGGTCGGCTGAAGGGCAAGGGCGAGATTTTTCTCCTCCGGATGCTCGGCGCGAAACGCGGCGAGGCACGCGCCCACGACGGCGCGAGCCTTGTCCTCGATGTCGGCGTCCAGCGCCAGCACGGCGACGCCCTCGCGCGGGATGGCGTTGTGCTTGTCGCCGGAGTGGAAATCGGCAAGGCGCGCGCCCAGAGGGTCGAGCGCCTTGATGGCGCGGGCGAGAAGGCGCACGGCGTTGCCGCGGTTTTCGTGGATATCGCAGCCGGAGTGCCCGCCCCTCAGCCCCGAGATACGCAGGCGATAACCCGCCGCGCCGCCGGGCGCGTCGACGAGCGGCGCGGGGATCGCGGTTTTCACGCCGCCGCCGCCCGCGCAGCCGATGTAAAGGATGTTCGTCTCCTCGGAATCCAGGTTGATGAGGATGCGGCCGGTGACGATGTCGGGATCGAGGTTCGCCGCGCCGGTGAGGCCGGTTTCCTCGTCCACGGTCAAAAGCACCTCGAGCGGCCCGTGACGCACGTCGCCGGCGAGCGCGACGGCCATCGCGGCGGCGACGCCGATGCCGTTGTCCGCGCCGAGCGTCGTGCCGGTGGCCTTGATCCAGTCGCCGTCGCGGCGCAAGCGGATGGCGTCCTTGTCGAAATCGAAATCCACGTCCGCGTTCTTTTCGCAGACCATGTCCACGTGCGCCTGGAGCACGACCGCCGGCGCGTTTTCGCAGCCGGGCGAGGCGGGCACGCGGACGATGAGGTTGCCGGTTTTGTCCTGCGTGACGGCAAGGCCGGCCTTGCCGGCGACCGCCTTCAGGTGCGCGAGCACGCGTTCCTCGTGCTTGCTCGGACGCGGGATGCGGGTGAGGTCTTCAAAGATGCGCCAGACCGGCGCCGGGGTGAGGTTTTGAAGAGGCGAGGTCATGAGGTGGTCCTTTCGCGATGATTCGGGCGATCGGCCGGAGGGGCGATGGACATTATGGACAAGATGGACTGGATGGACATGGACAATCGACGCCCCCTTGACCGCGCCCAGGCCGCGCGCTCACAGCGTTTCTCCGGTCGCCGGAAGCGCGTCGCCGGTTGCCGGTTGCGCCTGAAGCGGCAGCGCGACGAGGCGTTCCTGGTTGTAGCGGATGTCGGACTCGGCGCGGACCTTGTCGACCCACGCATCGTAGAGCGCGGCGGCCTTGCGCCGGCGGATGTCCGCGCGGATCTCGTCGCGCACCTTGTCGAGCGGGACGACGCCCTCGGCGCGACGGTCGAGCACGCGGATGACGTGCGCGCCGTAGCTCGTACGGACGACGCCGGAGGTCTGGCCGATGGCCATTTCGAAGGCGGTTTTGGCGATTTCCGGGGGCATCTCGTGGCGCGCGAACCAGCCGAGGTCGCCGCCGCGCGCGGCCTCTGGCGCGATGGAATGCTGCCGGGCGAGCGCGGCGAAATCCGCGCCGCCGTACAGTTCGACGACGAGCTTTTCGGCCTCGGCCTCGCCGGCGACGAGAATCTGGGCGGCGCGCACGCGCTCGGGCTCGCGGTAGCGGTCGGCGCGAAGCTGATATTCGGCCTCGATCTCGGCGGGCACGACCGCAACGCGCGGCAGCACGAGGCTGTCGGTGATCTTTTCGACGAGAAGCTGGCGCGCGGCGCGCCGGCGCAGGTCGTCGCGATCGATCTGGCGCGCGGCGATCAGGCGGTCGAATTCGTCCGCGGGATAACCCTCCGCGAGCTTCGCGACGCGCGCGTCGATCTCGGCGGGCTCGACGGCGATCTTGTGAGCGCCGGCCTGCTGCGCGACGAGGCGGCCTTCGACAAGCTCGGCGAGGAAGAGCGTCTTGAGTTGCAGGCGCGTCATGACGTCATCGGGGATGACCTCGGCGTTGCCGGCGCGCGCCTCGCGAAACGCATCAAAAAATTCGTCCTCGGTGATCGCCTCGCCGTTGACGAGCGCGAGCACGCCTTCGGGAAAGGCCGGCGGCGGCGGCGTGCCGCAGGCGGACAGCGCGAGGGCGAGCACGCAGGTTTTCACCGCGAAGACGCAAAGGGCGCGAAGGTCGTTTTTCGAAGCAGGTTTCATGGAAGGAGCGGACATGGTTGAAGTCGAATGGCGTGCGTTTGCGCGGTCCATTGTGTCCATAATGTCCATGTTGTCCATTGCCGGGTGCAAACGGCAACGGCGGCCCGATGGGGCCGCCGTTGCGAGGATGTCGTGCCGGGCGTTTCTATTACTCGTCGCCCTCGCCGCTGGTGCCGGCCGCGCCGGGGTGGCCGCCGGGCATCATCGGGAGGCCGGGCATTTCGGGCTCGTCGCTGACCTCTTCATCGACCAGGAGATCGTCCTTGATGTCGACGGGGTACTTCGTGCGCAACTCCGCGGTGAAGTTTTCCATCGCCTTCTGCTGCTTTTCCTGCGCGAGCTTGCGCTTGATCTGCGCTTCAACCTTTTCGTATTCCTTGGGTTCGGCGGGGGTCTTTTCGACGAACTGGACGATATTCCAGCCGCGGCGATCCTCAAAGGGCGTGCTGACGTCGTCCTTCTCGGTCA
This genomic window from bacterium contains:
- a CDS encoding outer membrane lipoprotein-sorting protein, whose protein sequence is MRPSRWLGAFAFFFAILLASMPSLSADTPPDANALLSAALNLPPGTTLVAPVAVTHYRKDARTRTARLVYERRADPGADRLRVTVSEPEDAAGRAYISLVPTGDGPAVGVGTPDEPMISIGSTVRVVRPPQSGIGITSTPVAGAVRRYLLVPGRGSPKTIVGRQASREILDTHIAIQDLDRRYTEFPVVRVIGRPTIDGRSTILIEATPDPGSGRKGAMRYWVQNDAPVLVRVQSLDKKSRVEKEIRYGNVVAGEHPPFATKWEILLPDRGTRTVLNFENPRFGADVPESKFNVGAVPPK
- a CDS encoding aminoacyl-histidine dipeptidase, with amino-acid sequence MTSPLQNLTPAPVWRIFEDLTRIPRPSKHEERVLAHLKAVAGKAGLAVTQDKTGNLIVRVPASPGCENAPAVVLQAHVDMVCEKNADVDFDFDKDAIRLRRDGDWIKATGTTLGADNGIGVAAAMAVALAGDVRHGPLEVLLTVDEETGLTGAANLDPDIVTGRILINLDSEETNILYIGCAGGGGVKTAIPAPLVDAPGGAAGYRLRISGLRGGHSGCDIHENRGNAVRLLARAIKALDPLGARLADFHSGDKHNAIPREGVAVLALDADIEDKARAVVGACLAAFRAEHPEEKNLALALQPTERPNGVLAPDAQAAAVNALIAFPNGVLAMSRELPGLVETSNSLAAARLAGGEIVAHNSPRSSNDAALAEAIARICAVGELAGAKNDVQDAYPGWQPRADAPIVRLVENAHEALFGNAPRITAIHAGLECGIIGKNFPEMDMVSFGPDIVHPHSPDEAVNIASVEKFWRLLVDVLERVGKGEYASHAG
- a CDS encoding peptidyl-prolyl cis-trans isomerase codes for the protein MKPASKNDLRALCVFAVKTCVLALALSACGTPPPPAFPEGVLALVNGEAITEDEFFDAFREARAGNAEVIPDDVMTRLQLKTLFLAELVEGRLVAQQAGAHKIAVEPAEIDARVAKLAEGYPADEFDRLIAARQIDRDDLRRRAARQLLVEKITDSLVLPRVAVVPAEIEAEYQLRADRYREPERVRAAQILVAGEAEAEKLVVELYGGADFAALARQHSIAPEAARGGDLGWFARHEMPPEIAKTAFEMAIGQTSGVVRTSYGAHVIRVLDRRAEGVVPLDKVRDEIRADIRRRKAAALYDAWVDKVRAESDIRYNQERLVALPLQAQPATGDALPATGETL